The following proteins are co-located in the Hydrogenophaga sp. RAC07 genome:
- a CDS encoding DUF3460 family protein yields MSFFRRPDYKSDATLFIEQLKADKPGLEQSQRQGRSLLWDKAIDRSFQAEAETARVPQQPYVYQTGSDHS; encoded by the coding sequence ATGTCCTTCTTCCGCCGCCCCGACTACAAGTCCGACGCCACGTTGTTCATCGAACAGCTCAAGGCCGACAAGCCGGGACTGGAGCAGTCGCAGCGCCAGGGCCGCTCGCTTCTGTGGGACAAGGCCATCGACCGCAGCTTCCAGGCCGAAGCCGAAACCGCCCGCGTGCCCCAGCAACCCTACGTCTACCAGACCGGTTCGGACCACAGCTGA
- a CDS encoding SulP family inorganic anion transporter, giving the protein MLQGLPPLAPFRPRLLQDIQGYNRDKLARDVGAGATVGIVALPLAMAFAIASGLQPEAGLWTAIIAGFLISALGGTSMQIGGPAGAFIVIVYGIVERYGVANLLISTASAGVLLFLLGLFRLGTLVRYVPVTVVIGFTNGIAVLIALSQVRDLLGLDIDKMPANFFGQIGAIADHLHSLNPFALGLGALCVLGLVVWPRLWAVDSQFRRQLEAIETVSALRATSRIPGPVVALITLSLLAWALSLPVETVGTRFGGIPQGLPVFDLPDFSWETVRLLVTPTLTIALLGAIESLLCARVADQLGDAPKHDPNQELMAQGIANAVVPFFGGMPATGTIARTVTNIRSGAASPVAGMVHALTLAAVVLLAAPLAYHIPLSVLAGVLLFVAWNMGEWREFGRLKHFSNHYRLMMLSTFFVTIVFDLTVAVELGLVLAVVLFVRRQSEIFRAEPVARTEHQATYKLYGSLFFGAVAKIDPIVADVERSPTPVNVMLDASQLISLDTTGLDALEQLHKAVHKRGGHLGMVGLHPQPRSLIERSGFAARLNTCE; this is encoded by the coding sequence ATGCTTCAAGGACTGCCGCCCCTCGCTCCGTTCCGTCCGCGACTGCTTCAAGACATCCAGGGCTACAACCGGGACAAGCTGGCGCGCGACGTGGGGGCCGGTGCCACGGTCGGCATCGTGGCCCTGCCGCTGGCCATGGCCTTTGCAATTGCCAGCGGCCTGCAACCCGAAGCCGGGCTGTGGACGGCCATCATCGCGGGCTTCCTGATCTCGGCCCTGGGTGGCACCTCGATGCAGATCGGTGGCCCGGCCGGCGCCTTCATCGTCATCGTCTACGGCATCGTCGAACGTTACGGCGTGGCCAACCTGCTGATCTCCACCGCCAGCGCCGGCGTGCTGCTCTTCCTGCTGGGTCTGTTCCGCCTGGGCACGCTGGTGCGCTACGTGCCCGTCACCGTGGTGATCGGATTCACCAACGGCATCGCGGTCCTGATTGCGCTCTCGCAGGTGCGCGACCTGCTGGGGCTGGACATCGACAAGATGCCGGCCAACTTCTTCGGCCAGATCGGGGCCATCGCCGACCACCTCCACAGCCTCAACCCGTTCGCGCTCGGGCTGGGCGCCCTGTGTGTGCTGGGCCTGGTCGTGTGGCCGCGCCTGTGGGCGGTGGATTCGCAGTTCCGCCGCCAGCTCGAAGCCATTGAAACAGTGAGTGCGCTCAGGGCCACCTCACGCATTCCCGGCCCGGTCGTCGCACTCATCACGCTCTCGCTGCTGGCCTGGGCCCTCAGCCTGCCGGTGGAAACCGTGGGCACGCGCTTTGGCGGCATTCCGCAGGGCCTGCCGGTGTTCGACCTGCCCGACTTCTCGTGGGAAACCGTGCGCCTGTTGGTGACGCCCACGCTCACCATCGCGCTGCTGGGTGCCATCGAATCGCTGCTGTGCGCGCGCGTGGCCGACCAGCTGGGCGACGCGCCCAAGCACGACCCCAACCAGGAACTCATGGCCCAGGGCATTGCCAACGCAGTCGTCCCTTTCTTCGGCGGCATGCCCGCCACCGGCACCATCGCGCGCACCGTGACCAACATCCGCTCGGGCGCCGCCTCGCCGGTGGCGGGCATGGTGCACGCCCTCACGCTGGCCGCCGTGGTGCTGCTGGCGGCACCGCTGGCGTACCACATCCCGTTGTCGGTGCTGGCCGGTGTGCTGCTGTTCGTGGCCTGGAACATGGGCGAATGGCGCGAGTTCGGGCGGCTCAAACACTTCAGCAACCACTACCGGTTGATGATGCTGTCCACCTTCTTCGTCACCATCGTCTTCGACCTCACGGTGGCGGTGGAGCTCGGGCTGGTGCTCGCGGTGGTGCTGTTTGTGCGGCGCCAGAGCGAGATCTTCCGTGCCGAGCCGGTGGCGCGCACCGAGCACCAGGCGACCTACAAACTCTACGGTTCGCTGTTCTTCGGCGCCGTCGCCAAGATCGATCCCATCGTGGCCGATGTCGAACGTTCGCCAACGCCAGTGAACGTGATGCTGGACGCCAGCCAGCTGATTTCGCTCGACACCACCGGGCTGGACGCGTTGGAGCAGCTGCACAAGGCGGTGCACAAACGCGGCGGGCACCTGGGCATGGTGGGGCTGCACCCGCAACCGCGCTCGCTGATCGAACGCTCCGGCTTCGCGGCGCGGCTGAACACCTGCGAGTGA
- the bamE gene encoding outer membrane protein assembly factor BamE domain-containing protein yields MRGLTGFVARGCLLVLLSVAMLLAACDVKNISELEEGVSTEADVRERFGAPEAVWDGEDGAQIYEYNRQPAGHVNYMITIGPDGRMAALRQVLTERNFARVVPGMAMEEVRRMLGKPMKVTTYDLKRETHYDWRYMDGNNQNDSKVFTAVFDTDLRVIRTMSVPDPDLERNR; encoded by the coding sequence ATGCGTGGTTTGACTGGCTTTGTTGCCCGAGGATGCCTCCTCGTCCTGCTGAGCGTGGCGATGTTGCTCGCCGCGTGCGATGTGAAGAACATCAGCGAACTCGAGGAAGGTGTTTCCACCGAAGCCGACGTGCGCGAACGCTTTGGCGCGCCCGAGGCGGTGTGGGACGGCGAGGACGGCGCGCAGATCTACGAATACAACCGCCAGCCCGCCGGCCACGTGAACTACATGATCACCATCGGCCCCGACGGGCGTATGGCCGCGCTGCGCCAGGTGCTCACCGAGCGCAACTTCGCGCGGGTGGTGCCCGGCATGGCCATGGAAGAGGTGCGCCGCATGCTCGGCAAGCCCATGAAGGTCACCACCTACGACCTCAAGCGCGAGACGCATTACGACTGGCGCTACATGGACGGCAACAACCAGAACGACTCGAAGGTGTTCACCGCGGTGTTCGACACCGATTTGCGCGTGATCAGGACGATGTCGGTACCCGATCCGGACCTGGAAAGGAATCGTTGA
- the metG gene encoding methionine--tRNA ligase gives MSQRRLFVTTALPYANGNFHIGHIMEYIQADIWVRFQRMQGNEVHFVCADDAHGAPIMIAADKAGKTPQQFVADIAAGRKPYLDGFHIAFDNWHSTDAPENHELAQQIYRDLKANGLIETRTIEQFFDPEKSMFLPDRFIKGECPNCHAKDQYGDNCEVCSKVYSPTDLINPYSALSGAKPVLKQSEHFFFKLSDPRCLAFLDQWTQSGAVQPEVLNKISEWIEPGEDGKPKMGDWDISRDAPYFGIEIPDAPGKYFYVWLDAPVGYLASLKNWFGKTGRDFDAFMADPTTEQFHFIGKDIITFHTLFWPAMLHFSGRKTPNAVFVHGFLTVNNGEKMSKSRGTGLDPLKYLGLGMNPEWLRYYLAAKLSARNEDIDFNPDDFLARVNSDLIGKYINIASRAAGFIAKRFNGKLGEVSADGDNLIDHLQTAAPAITALYAEREYGKALREVMLLADRVNAYVDQNKPWELAKQEGMDGRLHDVCTACIEAFRLLTLYLKPVLPALATNVEAFLQVQPLQFSDASSLLGAGHGINAYQHLMQRVDVKQLDALFEPPPAPAVELTVPGGEPIADTITIDDFGKIDLRIAQIVNCEAVEGSTKLLRLTLDVGEGKTRNVFSGIASAYAPEDLVGKLTVMVANLAPRKMKFGVSEGMVLAASHADETEEPGIHILNPWPGAKPGMRVR, from the coding sequence ATGAGCCAGCGACGCCTGTTCGTCACCACCGCCCTGCCCTACGCCAACGGCAACTTCCACATCGGCCACATCATGGAGTACATCCAGGCCGACATCTGGGTGAGGTTCCAGCGCATGCAGGGCAACGAGGTGCACTTTGTCTGCGCCGACGACGCCCACGGCGCGCCCATCATGATCGCGGCCGACAAGGCGGGCAAGACGCCGCAGCAGTTCGTGGCCGACATCGCCGCGGGCCGCAAGCCCTACCTCGACGGTTTTCACATCGCTTTCGACAACTGGCACAGCACCGACGCGCCCGAGAACCACGAACTCGCGCAGCAGATCTACCGCGACCTCAAGGCCAACGGCCTGATCGAGACCCGCACCATCGAACAGTTCTTCGACCCCGAGAAGAGCATGTTCCTGCCCGACCGCTTCATCAAGGGCGAGTGCCCCAACTGCCACGCCAAGGACCAGTACGGCGACAACTGCGAGGTCTGCAGCAAGGTCTACAGCCCCACGGACCTGATCAACCCGTACTCGGCCCTGTCGGGCGCGAAGCCCGTTCTCAAGCAGTCGGAGCATTTCTTCTTCAAGCTCTCCGACCCGCGCTGCCTGGCCTTCCTGGACCAGTGGACGCAAAGCGGCGCGGTGCAGCCCGAGGTGCTGAACAAGATCAGCGAATGGATCGAGCCCGGTGAAGACGGCAAGCCCAAGATGGGCGACTGGGACATCAGCCGCGACGCGCCCTACTTCGGCATCGAGATCCCCGACGCGCCGGGCAAATACTTCTATGTGTGGCTCGACGCGCCGGTGGGTTACCTCGCCTCGCTGAAGAACTGGTTCGGCAAGACGGGCCGCGACTTCGACGCCTTCATGGCCGACCCCACCACCGAGCAGTTCCACTTCATCGGCAAGGACATCATCACCTTCCACACGCTGTTCTGGCCGGCCATGCTGCATTTCAGTGGCCGCAAGACACCCAACGCGGTGTTCGTGCACGGCTTCCTCACGGTGAACAATGGCGAGAAGATGAGCAAGAGCCGCGGCACCGGGCTCGACCCCCTGAAATACCTGGGCCTGGGCATGAACCCGGAGTGGCTGCGCTACTACCTGGCCGCCAAGCTGTCGGCGCGCAACGAAGACATCGACTTCAACCCCGACGACTTCCTGGCGCGGGTCAACAGCGACCTGATCGGCAAGTACATCAACATCGCCTCGCGCGCGGCCGGCTTCATCGCCAAGCGCTTCAACGGCAAGCTGGGTGAAGTCTCGGCCGACGGCGACAACCTCATCGACCACCTGCAGACCGCCGCGCCCGCGATCACCGCGCTCTACGCCGAACGCGAGTACGGCAAGGCGCTGCGCGAGGTGATGCTGCTGGCCGACCGCGTGAACGCCTACGTGGACCAGAACAAGCCCTGGGAACTGGCCAAGCAGGAAGGCATGGACGGCCGCCTGCACGACGTGTGCACCGCGTGCATCGAAGCCTTCCGCCTGCTCACGCTCTACCTCAAGCCGGTGCTGCCTGCGCTGGCGACGAACGTGGAAGCCTTCCTGCAAGTCCAGCCACTGCAGTTCAGCGACGCATCCAGCCTGCTGGGCGCTGGCCACGGCATCAACGCCTACCAGCACCTGATGCAGCGCGTGGACGTGAAGCAACTCGATGCGCTGTTTGAACCACCGCCGGCTCCAGCCGTCGAGCTGACCGTGCCCGGCGGCGAGCCGATCGCCGACACCATCACCATCGACGACTTCGGCAAGATCGACCTGCGCATCGCGCAGATCGTCAACTGCGAAGCTGTGGAAGGTTCGACCAAGCTGCTGCGTCTCACGCTGGACGTGGGTGAAGGCAAGACACGCAATGTGTTCAGCGGCATCGCCAGCGCCTACGCGCCCGAAGACCTGGTGGGCAAGCTCACCGTGATGGTGGCCAACCTGGCGCCGCGCAAGATGAAGTTCGGCGTGAGCGAAGGCATGGTGCTGGCCGCCAGCCATGCGGACGAAACGGAAGAGCCCGGCATCCACATCCTGAATCCGTGGCCGGGCGCGAAGCCCGGCATGCGGGTCAGGTAG